AGACCTTTTGCATACATTCACAGTATTCCAGTGATAACATTCTCTTTGCATAATAAATCTTACTGGACTTCTGTGAAactcatctctttttcttctttcacaATTactcatctttttcttttcatgaTTATACATGTATCAACTTTTTATTTTCACCATAATGTTGTGCATTTGCTCATGTTTCTGTTATTCAtataatatttctttatttcccttttcatttctaaacTTCCTTTTGAAATTTCTATCTTGTTTTGTTCCTGCACTGAAAGTGCATTTAAAAGCTCCAGCTTTGAAGCAGGAAAGAGCATCATCTTGATTACTCTGCTGTAAAACCTTTTTCGTTACCTTACACTTGGCTGATTATTCAAGCTTTTAACTTTCGGGAGGAGAGATTACCGAAAGTGGGCTGGTAGTCTAATTTCAAGATAAAGCTTACTCAAATAACTATAATCGTAGcttatttatttatctttaAAACCAAGTCATAGAAGATCTGTCCTTGAATTTCCATATTCACCTATATgcttattaaatatatattaacctGATTTCATACCAGTTCTTTAAGATTCATGCTCTATTGATATTGGTTTTTGTTGTGTAAAACTCTCACTAGCTGCAGACTTAAGCCATTATTCAGCTGAGCTATTAGAATTCATATAATTTACAGATCCGTCCTTTCTGACAGTTCCGTGACTTCTCTTTTTTCAGGTTTCATCCAGCTTGTTCAAGACTTGATATATACATCGTCTGATGACATGGTCATGAATGGCGTATAATGCAGATGTGTTATGATCATCGTGGCATGATGGGTATACTCTAGTACCATAGTCTGTACACAAGTGCTATATCATTCTTTGGAAGAATATGAACAAGAACTTAATAGGTCACAAGTTCTTCATATTGAAGCCAATATATAAATTCCAGTCCTCTGATCACATAGACTTGAATAAATAGGTCACTGaaaataaactaaaagaaatgaaaaagaaaatggaaaTGAAAGATATTAGACTGATGGAATATAATTCTGGCGATCAAGGTATGATAATGCCAGATGCCAGATTGATGTACAATGCACTATAAACTTTTTAGTGATTTTAGCAGAATTCCATTGCAGGTGCAAAAATGAACCGACGGAGTGGAAATTTCCGGTAGAGCGCCCGCCCAGCAGGGCTGAACCTATTTTGGCTCAAACGGCAGATTTCTGGTAGAAAGTTCCATAGTTTACCCAATTGGCTTCCAGAAGTCCACATGCGATTTGTTTGGATCatatttttggttgaccgtgaTCTTGTCTACATAACTTGAAGTCTTGAATGACTTTGTTTTCAGATACTGGGTTAAATAAAGGCGTAACTCATTTTGTCATGTATGCTCTGAAAACCCATTCATGTCAATTCAGAAACCATTCGTTAGATCCATCTATTCCATTTAGTCATCCACACGCCGTTGAAAATTACTAAGCAAATTGGAATTGGCTATGCATGCATAAGACGAACTTGGGAAGCAAACCTACCCTTCCTATACTGTTTTGTCAAAGTTTAAATTCCTTGCATTAGAAGCGACAAtctataattttaattttatacagTTGATTAGTGCTAGTCCTTTAATTTGTGCAAGTTCAATGGAAAAACGGATTTTCTTTGGCACAAAAGAAATTACAGAAATTTGGAGCTAATGCATTTCTTGGATGAAAGTCACACTTTggttataaaaattaaaacaagaaaGTAATAGAGAAAGAGGCAGAATAGTTCTAGCTACAACATATTATGGTGAGCAGATGGGAACGTGTAACAAACTAGTTCACCAAATTCTTTCACCAAATTATATCCCACCTTCATTATTTATaggcatatatatacatcatgAAAGAAATAACTTGAAAAGGAAACTCGAAATGAAGTACGAAAAACCCACAGTTTGTGTTCTTGATGCTTCAACCTACGTTGGCTTCTGGATTCTCAAAGGATTACTTGCTCGAGGCTTCATAGTTCACGCTGCTACCCAGAAAAATGGTAAGCATTTGAACTATTCTCAAATGTCCAGTATGACTGAATTTGATCGATACTTATGTTATATATACAAGTTAGTTTGGGATTTCTCAATCTAAACTTTCGGCTTCCGCCATTTGATCCATGCAGGTGAAATAGAGATTCAGAAGAGAATTAAGGAAatggagaaagaagaagagagattggCAGTTTTCTCTGTTGATGTTTTGGATTATCATAGCATTCTTTTGGCTTTGAAAGGTTGCTCTGCTGTGTTCTGTTGTCTAGACAGTCCCGAAGGATATGGTGTACGtattcttcattttttgtttacatatttccTCCAACTTTCTGTCCTATGTGTACGTTCACGGTGATCATAATTCTCAAATTTTCTGACCCTGGTAGGAAACAATGGTGAACTTGGAGGTGAGAGGAGCAATCAATATAATTGAAGGATGTGCGCAGACAGAGAGCGTGGAGAAGATTGTGTTCACTTCTTCACTGGCTGCAGCAGTATGGAGAGAGGACATTTCTTCTGAGAAGGCTGTGGATGAAAAGTCATGGAGTAATCCTGAATTTTGCAGGAAATTGAAGGTTTCATATTCTATGCTTTATCTTACGAATTTTGaccccttttttttctttcccgAAGTTGTTTTTAAATGGGAAGAGCTAGGTACTTTTGTTAAGTCGAGTTAGCTTACAAACCtattacaaaagaaaaacgaGTGATCATGAAGGTGTATGAGGGATAAGTGCATCTCAATCATATCAAACACGGAACTCTGTACTTAATTTTTAGCTGTCAGATTCACTTGTCTGTCTCATTGTTCTGAAAATCTGTCCCCTAATCAACCTTCATTAGCTTAGCTAATATtgtattttcttatttgtAGTTATGGTATGCGCTAGCAAAGACGCTATCGGAACAAGCTGCTTGGGCTCTGTCAATGGACCGGACTCTTAACATGGTGTCTATAAATTCAGGACTAGTCCTTGGGCCCGATGTCGCACAACAAAATCCTCGGCCGACTATGTCATACCTTAACGGTTAGTACTGTATACTATGGAAATAATATTGTTGCATAATAATCTGTATGTTATTCTATCAGCAATCAACCATAGATAACCATAAGATCCTTGAACGTCATTTATTATCTTCAAGTTGCAAATTTTCATTGTTGCTTGCAGGAGCAGCTCAAATGTATGAAAATGGTCTACTAGCATTTGTTGACGTGGACTTTCTTGCAAATATTCATATTCGAGCTTTGGAGGACCAGTCTTCTTGCGGGAGATATTTCTGTTACAGTCATGTAGTGAAAACTGAGGATGAAGCTGTTAAGCTTGCACAAAGCTTAAGTCCTTTGCTATCTCTACCACCAAGGTTTGCATAAGAACTCTAGACTTTTTTTATTAGATATGATGAATCCTGGCCTACTCGATCAATAACAGTCATTAATTTAATCTGATCGAAGAACCCACACTAGACATTTTCAATCTCAAAATTattagataattaaattgttcAAGAAATTGATACTAGCTGAAACACCAATTTATCAAAGTTCAGTTAAAGTTGAGTTACAGTTGAGCCAACTGTTGTAACAATAAAGGCAATACTGAGACGTAGTCCTTTGTCATATACAGGTATCATTACGATGGTAGTGAAGCATATATAGAGCGATTGAGGACCAAGAAATTGAGGAAGCTGGTTGAGGGAGCTGCTTATTAAGACGAGATGTTAACTCTTGAATCTTGATCATAATTGTAATTTTGAGATGTATTTCCCTTAGTTTACCTGTTTccgagaagagagagagggttaaCTTTCTATGATATTTGAATAtcacatccaaaataaaataGCAAAATATAAAACCCTTATAAATACAATGACAATGTCCCATTTCTCAATGTAGGATTCATATCCCAATAAGAAATTTGCGCACAAAATCCTACactttatataattgtaattatGTGAATGTAAAGAGATATAATGGTCATTTTGCTAGATAGAACTATATAAAACCGCAATGAGAGAAGTATAAAGTAATATTTTCTCAAAGGGTGGTGTTATTAACACACCCCTTTTACTATTAACACACCATAACTCACATGACTTTTGTAAAAGATGATGTCATGTTGTATCATTCAATGTTAAAGAGGTGtgttaataacaaaaaaaggtATGTTAATAACATCATCTTTTCTCAAATCCTAAATCGCCTGCACATTCTTGATCTAGTTTATCTTACTCTAGATTACGCTATGTCTTTCTCTTGATTTCATTCTTTCTCCAAAGTGATTTCTTTTTATCTAAATCTAGATCTTGCTTGCTTTTTATAGATCTtgctcattttttttatagatttTGCTCGCACTCCAGATTTGCgttagtctctctctctctctctaaatccTGGTAGCTTCTCTCTCATATTGTCTTTAGCCGTAGTCAGAGACAATAATAACCATTCTCTTTGTGACGACATCAAAATGGAAATGAACAAAGTTAGACTTTACGATcactaattttttatattgaATATTAAATAACAAAATTGCGCTTCAGAATCAAATTAAGTTCATTCTAATTATTTCGTTTATCTTTTGTTTGGGTCAAATTAATACTTTTTGTCTTTCAAATTAAAGATGGACAAGGCTCATGGCATCttaaaaaaatgtattgaccgttattataatttttgttttaatcAATGTCTCATGCAGCCCCATCCATCCCGATTAGGCTTTTCACTAACGACTTGTACCCTCCATATTACTTGCAAGCTTCATTGACACCTAATGAATGCAcataggcctcatcatttagcccgcggaggcTCGCAAGCCTAATGGGGTTTTACCTGGCCCGGTCCGTGAGAAAACCCGTCAAATCCCGCTTCCATGGGTCTCTAGCCAGGCTtagtttagaggtgtgaaacccggcccggcccgtaaaagcccgtcaaaaaataaaatattgtacatgcatataatatattatatatatcaattatatgtattttttggtaataattatacatatattttgttaataatactagatttaaaattttatattatattataactttatactagatttaaaataaaattgtagcattatcaaacaactatatgaagtaaacttctcgggattaatcgaccctattaaaacttcatctaattcggacctcgtctaaccgtcagaatttccggtaaaccgaaaacaacactaaaatGCCCTAAGGAATGACTCATTACCAGGATGTGAAAGTCAAAACCCGTttgtatatatgaaatcatctaatttttgtcaccgatcgtgcatGGTCGCatcgaggaaactcatttggcaaaacccaggtcaatggggttttaatgtgtcaaaatgtttttttgttaaccgtaggtacggacggtcaaactatatccaaaacaaatgaaatttttacggggtccctaaatatatatacccatcacatctgctggtgtcgatcgactgTATTTAGAACCAAAGTTGTCGATctccgaagtgtccactaatgtactataacctttatattaggtttataatataactatcgcattatgaagagactatatgaaggaaacttctcgagatCAATTGACatcagccgatgtgatcggtatacatatttagtgaccttgtaaaatttcatctaattcagacctcatttgatggtcagaattttcggtaaaccaaaaacatcactaatatgcgataagggaagacctattaccaagatgcgaacatcgaaagccgttttcaaatctgaaatcacctatttTTTGTCACAGATCGGGCGCGATCGGACCGaggaaaccaatttggcaaagccccggtcaatgagagttttaatatgtcaaaatgcttTTTTTTACCGTAGATACAGACGgtcaaccatgtccaaaactaacgaaatttttatgggttccccaaatatatataccgataacatctgctggtgtcgatcgaccatatttagaactggagttgtcgatcgccgaaatgtctactaatgtatcataacctttatatcacgtttataataaaaccatcgcattatgaagcgactatatgaagaaaacttattggaatcgatcgacaccatctaatgtgatcaatatatatatttagtgaccattgtaaaatttcatcaaattcggacctcatttgactgtcggaatttacagtaaaccaaaaacaccactaatatgccttaaGGGATGActcattaccaagatgtgaatgccgaaagttgtttacatatttgaaatcacctaatttttttcaccaattgTGCGTGGTTGCATCAAGGAAACCCATTTCGTAAAGTcccagtcaatgaggttttctTATGTCAAAACGTTTATTTTTTGGTTCACCGTAGATAAGGACGGTCAAATAATGTttaaaatggacgaaatttttagagggtcactaaatatatatatcgatcatatatatcggtgtcgatcgacaatatttcgaaactagaatttacttgtgactttttttagaatgttttctaatgattaatttattgtttcaaactcttaaataagagtattatattttttggcttattataaaaaagtccATTTAAACACcttaatttataaaaaaattcaagcaagtttttaaaattataaaaaagtcagaTGGTAAAAAAGCTTAAAGCATTGCCCATATATTTCTATAAATTACAACTTGTGCCATTTTATTTGACCTGACCGGATCAGATCGCTATTCGATCTGGGCCTTCACTATATCTTTCTCGTCGACGACTCGACGCTTCGAGGATTCACCAGCACGCCTCGCTGAGGCGGTTGTCGGAGGAGAAGGCAAGGTTGGAAACACAGTGGTTGTGGCCCTGAAAGGTCTCGCAAGGCCCTCTTGCTGCTTCTGCTAACTAGGTCTCCTCCGCCATGGCTTCTCTGTTATAAATCCGATTCAAGGTTTGAACTTTATACTGGAGTTTGGTTGCTTGTGAGAATTGATTTCAGGGTTTGGAGATTGGGGATTGGAAGAGAGGAGGATAGAGTATGAAATACCATACCTTCAAAGTTTGATCCAGATGAGCAACCCATAATTTGTTTCATGAAAATCCTCTCTGTCATTCCCTCCTCTCTTCCAATCAACAACCCAACCGGGAAAATAAAAGCAAGAGAACTGAGAAGAGTGAGGGAAAAGAAACCGAAAACAATGGCATAATCAACAACAACGGTGctcactctctctctgcaCAAAACTAACAGATGGCATCGGCAAAACAGAACCTACACAAAATACCTGCAAAGCCTAGTTTACACCAAAATTCCACCCAACCCGACTCGTTTAACACATAAATTTCTCACACCCGACCCAGTGACATTTTTGAAATTACACATAATTATCTTAGCTACAGTACCTTTCTCCCATCCTTAATGGTTAGTAAATAATTATAGAGTAATGTGCAATTTGCTAAATTCAATTACATGTAAAAATGACTGAAGCAATTTTCTTGTTAGATTTGGTTAAAAAGGTCGGGGCTAATAGAGGAAAAAGATTGCATGCCATATTTTATTCATTAATGTCTTACTTGCACAATAGtttttaattgaaatctttCATTTGTATGGACACTTTGTTTGTTCTTTTCAAAGTGAGCATTAGGATTATTTGGTTATTGTAAATGATGCGAAAAAAATTGAACGATCGAGtatcaaatatattaaaatgtaAGAGGTTAACATGAACATGGAACACCCAACTGGTAGGCACGAAGTTAGAACCATGCGAAACAACAAAGCCTAGCGAACTAAACCCTAACTGTCACAATACTGACAACCATGGTATGAATTCACAAAAGTAACCAAATGCCCTGAATGCAAGACTACAGTCACTTATTAGGAAAAAACCGGAATCACCCTACGCAAATGAGGTCTCCCCAGGTTTAAACGAAAAACCAACCTAAAAAAATCTAAATCTTGAAACCAACAATCCCAAGACCCAAACACTTCAAACCCTGGCCCAAGAATAGAAACCCTAGATCCGCACCTAGAGAATTGGGCACCAACTTATCAGAGCCGCCGATGACTTACTCCACCAACAG
This is a stretch of genomic DNA from Argentina anserina chromosome 4, drPotAnse1.1, whole genome shotgun sequence. It encodes these proteins:
- the LOC126790983 gene encoding cinnamoyl-CoA reductase-like SNL6, producing the protein MKYEKPTVCVLDASTYVGFWILKGLLARGFIVHAATQKNGEIEIQKRIKEMEKEEERLAVFSVDVLDYHSILLALKGCSAVFCCLDSPEGYGETMVNLEVRGAINIIEGCAQTESVEKIVFTSSLAAAVWREDISSEKAVDEKSWSNPEFCRKLKLWYALAKTLSEQAAWALSMDRTLNMVSINSGLVLGPDVAQQNPRPTMSYLNGAAQMYENGLLAFVDVDFLANIHIRALEDQSSCGRYFCYSHVVKTEDEAVKLAQSLSPLLSLPPRYHYDGSEAYIERLRTKKLRKLVEGAAY